The region TGATTATCATGCAACCACTTTGTATGTGGTGTCATCTTCACTGAAACGTCTAACAATTTATCAAAAGTATATGATGAGAGGATTGGATCCTCGAAGTGTGGTTATAAATGCCCCCAAACTTGAGTTTTTCGAGCTAGAGGATCATGTTTCTAGATATTTTACTGTGATGAAGGTGTCATCCCCGCTTGAAGCATCTATTGATGTTAGGAGTTCCTGTACAAATTATGCATTACAGCTTCTTAGAAGAATCACAAATGTCAGTGTTTTACACTTATCTGCATATACGCTCAGGGTAAATTCATTTACTtgttcttttctttatttttttttcttaatctgCTTATATTTTGTATTATGCATCTACATTCTTTGTAGGCTCTCTTTCGGGCATCTGACGACAAATATCCGTGGTTGCGTTTCCTGACTCGATTGAAGATTGGAGCTATAGGATATGGATGGTTGATGCTGCCTAAGATACTGAAATGGTCACCCAATTTGGAGGCGTTCACCCTCTATAAGGTTATCTCATCGATTCATGCAATAAAGAGCTATttgactttgatttttttcttattaatgTTATATGCTTGCCAGGTAAATGATACAATTCCTCAGGAGACTATCTTTAAGGAGGAATCATCAGTGCCCGGTTGTTTTCTGTCGTCTCTTGAGAGTGTTGAACTTAAAAGATTTGGAGGAAATAAAGCGGAAATGGAAGTCTTAAAATATTTCCTGAAAAATGCATCTGTCTTGAAGATATTGAAAATTTCAATTTCTGGTACTACCTTTCAGAGAGAGGCTGAAATTCTCAGGATGCTGATTATGTTTCCAAGGGCCTCAACTGCATGCAAGATTCTCTTAACTTGATGTCTTATACGGAATCTGATAAGGTATGgaagaatataaatatttatgcaCTTCTGCAGACTGCAGCAAATATGCTTTGCGTTGAGCTTGATCATAAATATTGTATTCCGTATCCCAGCTCTTGACCAAAGACTCGTCGTCTTTAGTGTTTATAATACTAATGTTCTTAATCTAACGCACATAAGATCATATCTGGCTGTCCTAATCTTGAAGATAATTGGTAATGTTAGTGTTTTAAGCTTATCTTTATATGCATCTGAGTTTATTgatgtttgttttgtttaaagggttaaatgcaattaaattacaaattttagcACTATTTGTAAATAGAATATGGATTTTAAACTTGGTTGAATGAGTCACCAACTTTCATATTTTAGCAAATTggaatatcaatttttttggcTAAATGTACATATTGGACCttcatgtttggtttggtttttaatttgaacactaatgaacttttttttttatggagatacttaacataataaaaaaaattcatatcggACCCTCCGAATCTAAATATGCCACAGTCCAATaagtttttcaaattttattatttatttatgatataGTTCATTGTATATTCAAATTTGTATCCGGTTTAACTGAATCTAgtcaaatcaaactgaacaaaaaatataatgttatataaaactaatttttcttttaaattaatttatccaaTATTAAAggtaaattgaaatattttatttttaaaattaaaagattttataagtttaaattgaattcaactaaactaaaaaaggaatatttacaaaaatacctaaatagaaaataatatttgcAAAATTCAACCCCAAATTGAAAGTTTTTAGTCTTACCCTAAATGATCTGAATTTTTACCATTTTTCTTTGTAGTTTTAAATAGTTTCAAAATAGGTTTTAAACATTCACACAATTTGcaaccatttttaaaaaaactttttcTTAACAGTTTCAAGAGGTTCTAAACGGTTTCTAAACATACATTTTTGAAACCGcttttaaaacagtttcaaacataatttaaaaaaaaagagtatttttataaattttcagagtaaaaggataaattttcaaaaaagagagtaaaagactaaatttaaaaagaaataaaagatgaaaaagataaattttcaaaattcgtagtattttttgcaaatattttgacAGACAGAGTATATTTGACAAATACTGAATAAAAacatcatttttaataaatttaaatttaatcaaatcacatttttaggtttgattagattatcccatttggtttggtttttactACCCACAAATTACTGAAACCCAATtctcaaaagaaaaattacTGAAACCCTAATTTCGGCTTTCTGTGATGTTGTTTTCAAATCGAATTTacaggtttgattaaaaaatatcagCAGAGCAACAAAGAAGGTAAACTCCCTTATCAACTTTTTTCTTTGATGTTGTTTTACTCTTCTGGTTctaattagggtttcatttcAGTTGACACAACATTCATTTGTTTGCTCTCTTTTTGATACATTTGATAGGAAATAAAACTATAGAGTAATGCCTCTCTGttttttgaataataaatttaatcaaaccaaGAAAATGTTGATCTTTGCGGCTGATAATTGACACCCTGTTGGCTTTTTTGATCTCTAAGTAGATTTAGGTTTCAAATGCAGACTATATATGGCATGTTCCATTGACATAGACTTATATACGCAGTTCCGTAGAATGGATACTAGCACTATACGTGGAGGATCGAAACAAAAAGGCAAGAACGTAATTAGTAAATTGCCGAATCACCTAATAAGTCATATTCTATCACTTCTACCGACAAAACATGCAGTCGGTACTAGCAGGTTGTCCAAAAGATGGAGATATAAGTGGGCTAAAGTTCCTGTTCTTGACTTTGATGACACGATATTGTTCGATTATCTAAAAGGCGGTAAGTATCGAATTGGAGGTGTTAGCTTCATAAATTTTGTGGATCGAGTGTTGGTTAGAACATTCAATACTCCGATATATAAATTTTGTCTCAAATGCAGCAGGCGTAGAGTCTTCCACCTTACTGCATGGGTTAATACTGCATTAAAACATCAGCTTCGAGAGATTGATCTCAGAATTGACGTTGCAAAAAATTTCAGACTTCCTGCTGCATTCTTTTCTTGTCAAACGCTAGAGGTATTGAAGCTTGGTAAAAACTTTGAACTTCATGTTCCTGAATCATTTTGTTTCCCACATTTGAAAACCCTACATTTGGATTCAATTGACTTCCTAGAAGATTCTACATTTCATAAGTTCATTTCCAGTTGTCCTCTGCTTGAAGACTTGGTTTTGCTAGAGTGCAAAGTAGAATTTATCAAATTACTTAAAATGTCTGCCCCTGCGCTGAAATATTTGTCAATGGATTTCTTCTCTTATGAACATTATGATGATTATGAAAGTAGCGATTCTGATGCTGACTATTATGCTGGAAATGGTAACGAAGAATGGCAGCGGAAAATTGTTGTAGATGCACCTAAACTAGAAGTCTTCAAGTACAAGGATCATGTAGAAGAGGGATATTCCTTCGGGAACCTTCATGATCTTGATAGGGTAAAAATTGATGTGAAACTGAGTAAAGGAAATAGAGAAGACAATGATGATGGTAAATCTGCAACTGAATTACTCAGGTCGATCTCTAGTGCTAAATGTCTTAAGCTATCTAGAGACTCTTTAGAGGTTTGCTTGCTCCAATTCTTTAATTTAACTCTCTTTTGTACACACATCATATGAGGAAATCTCGTATGCTAATTCTATATTTTATCAATACTTCGTTTTTCTTGAAGGTACTTTCTCTTGTGAAAAGTCAAGATGTTCCTATGTTTAATAATTTGGTTACATTGATTCTGCCTTGTACCGAACATTGTGGATTCCTGCTGCCGAAGTTGCTTGAGCAATCACCTAACTTGGAGGCTCTTGTTTTCGGAAAGGTTAGTTGATTTTATTGAATGgtcatcaaatttcattttccaaACAAGGGTGCATGTCTGAATCTTGGATAATTGTattattttcagaaaaaaaCAATGTACTTGGATataatttctcaaaagaatttCAAGTGGGAGCCTCCATCCCAAGTTCCTGAGTGTGTGTCTCATCATCTTGAGACAGTTCAAATGCTGGGGCTTGATGGCCATGAAGAAGTGCTGAAGTTTGCTAAATACTTGCAAGAGAATGGCAAAGTTACCATCAATTGGCTATCGTCAAAAAAGTAGTAACATATCTTCCTTGCGAGGGTTTTTTTGGTTGAACCGAGTAGCGAGTAATATGTAGGTGTGATGTTGATTTCTTTATATAgtttaaaatcaaaccgaactgaaaagTTATGAAGTTGGATGCCCTATGTCTGCTTGGATGTGTGGCAATCTAGATTCCAACTCTTCTCCTTTGTTATATATATAGCAAAACTTAAGAGTCTCTTCCGCTTATGCTTTTTTCTTGGCACGAcatgattaaataataactgacacaaaataaaataaatgagttAAACGCGCCTAACCTGtttaaatacaattaaacaacaataaaatacttttaataaatatcatttaattttaaagtaataattttattaatttcttaaaaacatTAAGATATGTTAGATACCATTATAATACTATTTATTCTAAtatgtattaataattttatttgtattttattcaaagtataattatataattgagaaaattacaaaaaatgcCAAACAAGCTtaatcatttcaaaaaaaaatttaatttttttttcacagaGTATGTTCTTCTCTTTACTTTTTGTACTCTTCCATTGAAAAATGACATGTGTCTGGCGTCGAAAAATGCATCAGAAAACATGTCAACGAGTCGGTGCATCTATCTCAATGCCTCAATACGTTAGAGGTACTTTTCAGATTCATAAATGATACTACTATcatacatctcaaatacatgtcaaaaacagtttatatacatcctatctttaaatatatattaatttatgagACGTGCCTGAGATATTTTGTAGATGTATTTGATTGATATATTCTAGATACGTAATACATGATATTGATACATAATTTGCATAGGGCATGTAAcacatatatttaatttgagatatgttataaatacatttcagatacacataaataatacatatgtaTGAAACATGACTAAGTTGTTTTTTAGATGTAtgtgatagatacatttttcaTGTATAATAGGTCAAATGTACGAATTAGACCATttcttttgggtttgttttgaaTTTGGAACCCAATGAACATTTTTTTTCGATTGAGGTACTTAACGTTATTAACAAAACTTCAAATCTGACTCTACGAACAGTGCTGACGTATTAGG is a window of Mercurialis annua linkage group LG2, ddMerAnnu1.2, whole genome shotgun sequence DNA encoding:
- the LOC126668210 gene encoding putative F-box/LRR-repeat protein At3g42770, with translation MEVPNSSLAQHKRFQNRNRDIISSLPDAVICNILSFLPTKYVVGTSILSRRWRYTWTSVPVLDFDDTLISHPETAKRSKEQCFMQFVNRVLLLHCDKIKTLRYKVVNIPDRLMDHHTNLWICSAVMRNIEELDLDCKSIELPQILFNCKTIKILKLHDNIQFKIIATVSLPRLKVLHIKRVSVANLEKILLGCPTLEELVVCRDVVDYHATTLYVVSSSLKRLTIYQKYMMRGLDPRSVVINAPKLEFFELEDHVSRYFTVMKVSSPLEASIDVRSSCTNYALQLLRRITNVSVLHLSAYTLRALFRASDDKYPWLRFLTRLKIGAIGYGWLMLPKILKWSPNLEAFTLYKVNDTIPQETIFKEESSVPGCFLSSLESVELKRFGGNKAEMEVLKYFLKNASVLKILKISISGTTFQREAEILRMLIMFPRASTACKILLTLQQICFALSLIINIVFRIPALDQRLVVFSVYNTNVLNLTHIRSYLAVLILKIIGLIKKYQQSNKEEVDLGFKCRLYMACSIDIDLYTQFRRMDTSTIRGGSKQKGKNVISKLPNHLISHILSLLPTKHAVGTSRLSKRWRYKWAKVPVLDFDDTILFDYLKGGKYRIGGVSFINFVDRVLVRTFNTPIYKFCLKCSRRRVFHLTAWVNTALKHQLREIDLRIDVAKNFRLPAAFFSCQTLEVLKLGKNFELHVPESFCFPHLKTLHLDSIDFLEDSTFHKFISSCPLLEDLVLLECKVEFIKLLKMSAPALKYLSMDFFSYEHYDDYESSDSDADYYAGNGNEEWQRKIVVDAPKLEVFKYKDHVEEGYSFGNLHDLDRVKIDVKLSKGNREDNDDGKSATELLRSISSAKCLKLSRDSLEVLSLVKSQDVPMFNNLVTLILPCTEHCGFLLPKLLEQSPNLEALVFGKKKTMYLDIISQKNFKWEPPSQVPECVSHHLETVQMLGLDGHEEVLKFAKYLQENGKVTINWLSSKK